The following coding sequences lie in one Cygnus olor isolate bCygOlo1 chromosome 8, bCygOlo1.pri.v2, whole genome shotgun sequence genomic window:
- the STX6 gene encoding LOW QUALITY PROTEIN: syntaxin-6 (The sequence of the model RefSeq protein was modified relative to this genomic sequence to represent the inferred CDS: inserted 2 bases in 1 codon), translating into MSMEDPFFVVKGEVQKAVNTAQGLFXRWTELLQDPSIATREEIDWTTNELRNNLRSIEWDLEDLDETISIVEANPRKFNLDATELGVRKAFITSTRQVVREMKDQMSNSSMQALAERKNRQALLGESGSQSWSSGPDKYSRLDRELQLANSHFIEEQQAQQQLIVEQQDEQLELVSGSIGVLKNMSQRIGGELEEQAVMLDDFSHELDSTHSRLDNVMKKLAKVSHMTSDRRQWCAIIVLFVILLVVLVLFFVL; encoded by the exons ATGTCGATGGAAGACCCCTTCTTCGTGGTGAAGGG GGAGGTGCAGAAAGCTGTGAACACCGCACAGGGGCTCTT CAGGTGGACAGAGCTCTTGCAAGATCCCTCCATCGCCACACGAGAAGAAATCGACTGGACCACTAATGAGCTCAGGAACAATCTGCGGAGCATTGAGTGGGACCTGGAAGACTTGGATGAAACAATTA GCATCGTTGAGGCGAACCCTCGGAAATTCAACCTCGATGCAACAGAGCTGGGTGTCAGAAAAGCCTTCATCACGAGCACGCGGCAGGTGGTCAGG GAGATGAAGGATCAGATGTCAAACTCCTCCATGCAAGCActggctgaaagaaaaaacagacag GCACTCCTGGGAGAAAGCGGCAGTCAGAGCTGGAGCTCCGGACCTGACAAATACAGCCGTCTGGACCGGGAGCTGCAGTTAGCAAATTCACACTTCATTGAGGAGCAGCAAGCTCAACAACAG CTGATCGTGGAGCAGCAAGATGAGCAGTTGGAGCTGGTCTCTGGCAGCATCGGGGTGCTGAAGAACATGTCGCAGCGCATCGgcggggagctggaggagcaggcagt GATGCTGGACGACTTCTCCCACGAGTTGGACAGCACTCACTCGCGGCTCGATAACGTCATGAAGAAGCTCGCAAAAGTGTCTCACATGACGAGCG atcGACGGCAGTGGTGTGCGATTAtcgtcctctttgtcatcttGCTGGTGGTGCTCGTCCTGTTTTTCGTCCTGTGA